ATtatgcagagagaaagagagtgagacacATCTGTTTACAGATGAAGGAGGCAGAGTGACGGCAAGATAGAAGCACTGCATGCTTGTGTGTATGACAGGAGATGAGGGTACAACCGAGGATATGGGCGCTTTGTTTCCGAGTCAGAAGCAGATAAGAGCTTTGTGAGTGATGTGACTCACAGAACAAGTGAGAGTGGAAAGGTGAAAAGGTCATAAAGATGAGGCTTGTCTTCCATTCACTAAATATGAGATGTGTGTTAGACGTGCGTTAATCTGATATTTTTATGAATACAATTCATTAAGGATACTAAATATGTTTGTGCAGGTGCAGTTCATGTTCTTCGAATTATGTAAATTGATAAATGTATATACAAGTGTAATGTCATTGGTTTGATATGAACAAACATGTACGTCTTCTCATCTTCAGTTGCACCCTGACAGTGACCCATCCAATCCTGGTCTTCACAGTCAGTTTGTGCAGCTGAACGAGGCGTACAGGGTGCTGAGCAGAGAAGGGTCCAGGCAAGATTATGACCTCAGGCAGAGGTACCAGTACACTGCAGGTCCGGCCTTCAGATCGTCCAGCTCCCCCAACAGCCCCAGGTGACTGTTAACTCCATCATCAACCAACCTGATGTTATTAAATGGGATCTTACTGAATTAATATAAGTGGGCATCTTATATTAACATGAAGGTTAAAATATTGGCATATACTGTAGAAACCCGTggccttgaaaaaaaaagaaacgtggAATCTTTGTTTTTACACTAAGTTCTCTTAAGAAATGTTCTTAAAAGAAAGGGGTTTTTTTTGGAATCTAAATGGTTCTTTTATAGGATTGATACTAAAActggagatttttatttttaagtatcaTGTTGCAAAAGATTATGGTCCAGTGTCTGAAATTGTAGCgttgtgtctctgtgtttgtcaGTGCGGAGGCTGCAGAGAGCATGCGTTACTGGGAGCAGTTCAGACAGGCCCAGCCTCAGGAGAACACGGCTGAGGAGCGGGAAAAGAGCAAGAAACGTAACATGCGTTTGGTGGGCTACTGCGTGCTAACCATGGTACTTAGTCTCTCCGTGCATTACTTTGGGTTCAGGTAAGCTTTAATTCATAGTATTGACATCAACATGCACAGCAATCCATCATAATATTTTTCAACACTATGAATGATGCGGCGCTGATAAGTGAGTGTTTTGCAACTGTTTGTATGAAACACAgtgcaaaatgttttcttttgttccTGCGTCGGTTTTCTGATGAGTACGTGataatgatgttttgtttttgaaatgcaTTTCGTCTGTCTCAGCGCCAGACAAACCCCAGTAGAGCATGTTCACTGGTTTCCCATAATCCCTGATGTTTAGTTATTCTTTCCAGTATCAGCTAAATGTTTTTACACCTTGAATTCAGGAGATTGAGATTAAGTATCTTCTGTAAACAGACACTGTTTGCTTGACGCGTAGCAGAAGTGCACTTAATATGTTTTGAAAGatgaacaaatgttttattgCCTGTGAGTGCCCATGTGCCCTTTTAAATGCGACCCTAAAGTTATGTGGGCACATCGTGGATGTCTGTTCACCCCTCCAAATATATATGTTGGCAGTAAATCTGTTCACCTTTGACCCCTGGGCTGGTCTGTCATGCAGGAAATTGGAAGAGGTCCATAATAACTTCATGGATGAGAAGGATAGAGTCATCAATGAGATCTACAACACATCCAAAGAAAGAGCCAGGTGGGGAACGCTTTGAAGTTACACGTGTCGCCTCAGGAGGCACATCAGAGGTTTTAAATACAAAAGCTGCAGCATTTGAAACCGGTAGAGGatcaattataattaataaatgaacatgtaaaCGAGATAACGTAAGATGATTATAGATTCATCTCATGTTATTTGACAGCTAAAGGTAAATGTAGtcagtaagtcactttggataaaaagcatCTGCTTTTTGATAAAGGCAGAACATTTTGAggcaaacaaaaaaagagaaggtTTTTAGGATAATCGTTAATTGCATGATAGCACTGTATTGTGGGACTGGAatattataacatattataaCATCAGACTTTGGACAAGTAAGTAAGTCTTTTTAATTGATAGTTTATCAGtcaatgttaatattaattaaaatgtatttaatttttgtattttgcattgcatACTACTGTTTTGTTTATCGAATGTATAATCTTTGTTTGCCATGAAATAGCCTGTGAAGCTGATGTGGCAATACACTTAAATCAAGTCAAGATAGTCAATATTACATCTTCATTGTAAGGGATAACCTATGGCTAGCTGTGCGTTAGATTATATTCTtgcaaatgtgtaaataaagGAAACCTATTGCATGTTGCCTTTCCCAATGAACGTTAAACTCTCAGAACATTCAGAGATGGAGTGAACTCTGAGATGCTGAAAACACTTGATAAGTAATTGCTCGTAAGTGCACTGAACACAGTTCTGCGGTTGACTGTGAAGCACACAGCACATCAGACTACAGCCTTTGATTCATAATTGCACTAAGCTAGATCATGATTATCGTGCAGCCCtgtttattaaaattttacatttgaaatgaaagtgacgtgacatacagccaagtatggtgacccatactcagaattcatgctctgcatttaacccatctaaagtgtgcatacacagcagtgaacacacacacacacagagcagtgccCGGTGGAGCAGTAGGGGGTTtcggtgccttgttcaagggcacctcagtcgtggtattgcaagtccgagactcgaacccacaaccttaggtttGGGAGTCAATCTCTCTTACCACTAGGCCACGAGTTATAATTATTAGCTATACATCAACCTCCTGCAGTTCCCTCAAGACTTTGATCTTGCAAAATGACAGTGAGTTTTGCGTGGAATAGCACACTCAGATTTTCTTCAGAAATtgttaaaattttatttgatCATGCTGTTTTCGGATTTTCCTCAGAGTGAATGGCTTCAAGAAGCAGCAGGAGATCTTGAGACAGAAGCACGCCGAGTTCCTGGAGAGATACAAGATCCGCAGTAATGGAGAAGAGAAATAAATCAAGGAGAAGACAGATCTAGAAGAAGCTCATCGCACAGGGTTATGGAGAGAGTGCAGGTTTTGGATGAATGTTGAAGTGTGAATTGTATTTTGTGTTCATAGTTTTTATCAAATTTTCTAGGGGTCACAGTGTGTCAAATTCACGAACGCAGCAATGTTTCGGCCCTGGTACTTTCACCCAACTGTGACAAATTAAGGTCACATGGGATGCAAGGCAATTCAGGCTGATTATAGGCCAACATTGCTTCTCATGAAGTGTTTTAAACACCTGTACTCTTACTGTATTTCCTGTATTTACAGACGACATTGTAACGGCACCTGGAAAGGGTGTTATGGAAACATTGCATTCCTGATAAAGTAGTTCATCAAAACACTGTACATTGTGCACTTTGTTAagctcaatgtgtgtgtgtgtgtgtgtgtgtgtgtgtgtgtgtgtgtgtgtgtgtgtgtgtgtgtgtgtgtgtgtgtgggagagagagttTCTCATGGAATAATGTTATACAGATGGGCAGATCAGTGCTGTCCAGTGCGTTTTATTTCAGGTGCTGGGTTTTTTCCAACTATTTTGAATGCAACATCAACTAATCTTATCTTGAACAGGAAGTGAATGGGTCTTTGGCAAGTAATGAGAAGTTTCTTTTACTCATGTAATAAATCCAGGCTGCATATCAAATGTATTTTCAAGTTATTTTACAGCAAGATTATATTAAACAAGACCCTTATTCTGGATCCAAACTTTTACTCAGACCCCTGTTGTCACAAGGCATAGATCCCAAAAATGAAGTCTTTTTAGATACCCAAGTCATTGCCTTTTTTGAAGAATGGAAAAGTATTTAAGGATTTGACTTTTTAATGTAGGTTCTGCATTAGACATTCACCAGAGTGCCTTCATCTTTATAAATCAAATATCGATTTTGTGTGAATCAATCTAATGCAGGCCTTAATGTCATTGGGTTTTGATGTGATCAATAATTAAAGATGATATTGATCTCAGTTATGTAATGTTTTTcatctgcatgcatttttgtgtttCTATGGATTTTTTTTGCAAACTTCTTCACTGTTCTAATACACAACCATTGAAATGTTTCGggttgttaagattttttttatgtttttgaaggaagtctttAATGCGCACCAAGTCTGCAtctgtttgatcaaaaatgcagttgtATCATGACAATgctaatgtatttggtcttggttgaatagatctgctatgctgctgctgttggttattgctgttgttgtagattacCGCTACAACACAAGTACAAGAACTTGATACTGCTATTACATGCACAGATATGGTGCTGTGAGCATACTGCTGTTGCACAAGTAGCATACATAACTCGAAGCAGATctgtacaggtggagctggggaaggtggagggtttcagatgAACTCTGTAAGTGTTCTATGCTCCAGTGGATGCTAACTAGCCATTcaaatgtaaagcagcaagctGATTGGCTCTgtatgcaacatgaaccaatcatCTTGGGCCAGATATAATGTGTGAATATCATCAGTTTACATTAACGAACCATAAGCCTGTGCCATCTAGAGATTTATGACAGAACTTGGCATCAAAAAcgttttaatattgtgaaatactgttgcAGTTTGAAGTAGCTGTTttgatttgaatgcattttaaaatgtcatttattctgtgaagtcaaagctgaatattcagcagtcATCATTACGTCAGTCTTTTTTCTATTCAAAAACACCAAAATAATTCATAAGCTTATTTgctgctttattattattgtaagtgttgaaaatgtagatttttgatCATGATATAATTACTTCACAATCCTTTGGTGAATAAAACGTtggaaataacagcatttatttgaaatggaatgtTTTTGTAGCATAATAGatcattcttgctgaataaaacataaataaataataacaccaTAATTTTGATCCATTGCCTATACTTTCAAAAGCATTATGATATTTGCTACTGTAAGTTAAGCAACACTTTTGCTATTGCATATTTGATTTGACTCGTTTTTCACCTTGGGGATGATAAAACAGATTAAAACTTGCTCTTGCCCATTGACTtgctttgtttgttgtttattgcCCTACTTTTTAACTCCTCTTAAGCAAACAAAAACCTCTGCTACGTCATTCCCATTTTGCAATGTCCTTTCCTGACATTCTAGAATCCATTACAGCAGAGAAATGTCACAGAAGCCTCACATTCCCAAAGCTTGTGTAGATGTTGATGATCTGGGCTGTTGTGTGACTCCACAGCCTCGGACTCAGTCTGATGTGGTTTTCTGATATGGCATGGGCCCATATGCAGGTGCTCCTCTCTGCTCAGGTCTGATCTTGGAGATACCAGCTTTCAGGAATGAGTCAGGGACAGTTTGGGTGAGGTTTTTTCTGCTCGTCTGTCTCTACAAGAGCATTTGACGTTTTAAAACCAAACTCTTTTAGGGCACCATCTGGAGAGACTTCACAGAAACACTAGCAACATCACCCACAGTTCAGCGGTATCAATAGTGAAATGGTGTGACCTTGGCCTGGTTTGTTTATTTGGATATGTGATGATGGACCTTCTCTCCGGACCACTCTGGGTTTTCCAGAAGGCCTTTAGATTATACTCTGAAAGGGGTTTTTGCGGTTGTCAGCTTTAATGCTGTAAGCAGTCCTGGAGAGATAGAACAGCCTGCATTCCTGCAACccacatgaatttttttttttttttttttttttgctctgtatAACCCAAACATACCTGTGGGTGATGTTGAGGGTCTTCACATGCAACCAAAGTCGAGTCGGTTCAGGTTTGTTAGTTTGTTAAATCAATCAGTTCAGATGCTGCTCAACCtaattatttcaaatttacaCCTGAAAATAAGAGTCAAAGAAGTGATttctaaaaatgcaaaaaaaaagtttgcccacttacaaggaaattaagggtctgtaattttatggtaggtttatttgaatggatagagacagaatacTGACCAAAAAAGCTGGGggaaaaaatacacattatataaaggttagaaattgaattgcatttcagtgagtgaaataagtatttgatcccaaAGCAAACATGAATTAGTACTTGGTGAAGAAACCCTTGTTGGTAAGCACAAAGGTAGGAGGTTTTTTGTAGCTGGTCACAAGGcttgcacacatctcaggagggattttggcccactcctctttacagatcctctaTAAATCCTTAAGTTTTCTTGGCTTTCATTTGGCGACTCGAAGTTTCAtctccctccacagattttctgtAGGATTGAGATCTGGAGACTGGCTATGCCACTCCATAACCTTAATGTGCTTCTTGAGCCAATCCTTGGGTGCCTTGGCGGTATGTTTGGGGTCATTGTAATCCTTGAAGACTTCTCCATGACCCATCTTCGGTGTTCTGTCTGGGAGAAGGAGGCTCTCGTCCAAGATTTAACAGTACATGGACCTGTCCATTTGCCCCTCAATGCGGTGAAGTCGTCCTGAACAGccccaaagcataatgtttccacctctgtgcttgactgtagggatggtgttctcCAAACAAGGCGAGTTGAGTTTATGCCAAAGAGTTCatttttggtctcatctgaccacagcactttcacccaagccttctctgaatcattcAAATTTTCATTGGCAAATTTTAAATGAGCCTGTACATGCACTTTCTGAgggctgatccctcacctttctcatgatcatctTTACCCCATGAGGCAAGATCTTGTACAGAGCTTGAGACCGAGAAGATTGatggttattttgtatttcttccatttctgaataatcgcaccaacagttgtctccacctcaccaagcttcttgctgatggtctAGTGGCCCATTCAAGCCTCCtgcagatctacaatcttgtctctgacataTTTTGACAGCTCTTCGGTCTTGCCAatggtggtgggagaggttggaatggaagatacagattgtgtggacaggtgtTTTATTCACCTAATGAGCTGACATTAGGAGGAACTTCTTAAAGTggcaggactaatctgtgttccacatggaCACATAACCAGTCTGCgggagccagaattcttgctggttggttgaggatcaaatacttatttcacttactgaaatgcaaatcaatctctaacctctatataatgtgttttttttttcttgattttttttatttattattatttttatttttggttgatattctgtctTTATCCATTAAAATAaccctaccataaaaattacagtcCCTTGATTTATTTGTAAGTAGACAaatttacaaaatcagcaggggatcaaataaatattttccccactatATCACATAAATCCTAATAAGAGTAGATAAGTCAAAACATTGAATTATtgtcaatttaaatattaataaaacaaattctcATTAACATATACACAAGTCTTTCAAAACCTGTTACTTTCttaaattttgtatttaaaatgtccaagctgctcttttccataattTGAAGCAAATGCCATGGCTACCAGGATTGTCAGGGTACAAAATCTTACTAAAATTTCAGTCAAACCTATGTTTTTTcacaataattagatttttatatatttatttatttatttattggagcTTAATTTCCTGTTCCCATTTACTTTTATATCATGAAAAAAGATCACAAATTTACTAatctgttatttttaaattattataatttttttttttacagttttacgtAAGAAATATAGGAAAGGACAAAGTAGATAAATGTGGGCAtatgaactgtccctttatgTTTCATTCTTCCGCAGGAAAATATAGTCCCGGTTCTCTATGGTGCTGCGCAGTGATATAGTAGCTAGGTGAACAGGTGTTTCGCGTCGTAGCCGTTTCtccactgtaaaaaatgttttagtaaccTTATAATGTGATTCAAGCGTTAACTGCTTTTTTTCAAGTAATTATTAAATATGACAGAATCAACCGAGAGAGACAGATTTAACTCCTTTTAACTGTTTGCCTCAGCTATATATCAATCAAGCCACATCCAGAAACGAAACTAGTCGTTTTATAATTACCATCCTGTCTTTTGTAAAGGATAAATTCTTTGCAAAATGCATgcttcctttaaaaaaagaacCCAAAACACCCCGACAAGGAAAAGCACTCAAAACAGACAGGGGCAGTCGGTTAATAATTGCCCACCTCGCGATGCGCGAGCATTACACCTGTGCTGTCCTGCGCGCGAGCAAAGTCTGCGCGtcaggaggaaaaaaagaaaagttccaCGAGCGCGACGGTGACGCGCGCAGAGAGTTGCGGAGCGTGTGAGTCCTGAAGGGCAAATAAGAGACTGGAGAAAACGACCTTAAACATATCAAGGTCCATTTCTCTCATTCTTATTTCCTATATGCGCACGTGCTTTATATTGCGCATGTTGACAGTGTAGATTATTTATATGTCGAACATTTTAATTCTAAGATCTTGTGTCTGACAAGGAAAGCGTCATCATGGGTTCTGGTGGGCACGATTTCTCTGGTGACCAACAGTAGCACGGGATGCGCCGCACAAAGCGTGTCTGAAATGCCAGACGGGAGACACAGAGACCTTCAGGAGGCTCATAACATCGATTCTTGaggatatatttatttgttaccggATATATTTCACTGGACCACAAGGACGTACTCAAGTGCCACCGGGTATTTTGCTGCGAGGGAGCCGGTATAAATGAAATGCGCGGAATGCACGAAAAAACTCTCCTGTAAAATAACATATATTGGGATTTATTGTAGCTagctatttataataaatacGCCCTACGACCATCTTGAGCTTCTCAGAAGCCTGATTTTATACTCAACTAGTCTGTGTTGTCTATTGGTTCATTTACCTACTTTAAAACTTAAGATatttcatttttgtcttttttttttctcgttaaGCCATGACAGGGATGACAATTGCCTTGTTTTTTGAGAATCTACTGAGTAAATTGTCATTGCTTGAATTAAAGATGTTGGATTCGGATGTGAAAGTGGAATAATCATTCATAGAGAATTAACTACAGTAAGGACTGGACGTTGGACCTGCTATATATTATTTACCCAACTATTTCTGACTTTTCTTGGTGAACTCAAACAATGGGGATCAAGCTGAGAGTTATTCTGGGGATGTTTCAGTTCGTCTCACTTACCAGAATATCAACACAATGTGCCAAAACACCGGTAAGAACATGTTTTAAattatagttatattaattatgatatatttgttatttaaaatattagacAGTAGCATTGCAGTGCTCCTAGTCCACTTATTTTAAAGCGTGTAgtcttcattatatatataatgtctttAAGCTTAAATTTAATTAAGCTACTCTGGtctggctgtttttttttatctcacacttGATAAGTATCTTTTAATTCCacaatattgcttgtaaaatGCACTTTATAGAGCTGAGTTAATGCACAACACTCTTCTGGGCATTTTATGTGTTGAAATAACCTGACGGTCATTGACGTTTGGCAGGATGGGAAAGGTGATGCTTTTAAAGATGTCATGCTCTGATAAAAGCCACCTATTAAGTTATCAGTAGACATATGTTTTATGTTTAGTGTTGTCTGAGAACACATTAAAGCGAGCTGAGGGTGTCCAAGTCAAAGAGCACATCATGGGGGTGTGGCCTGTatcataaaattaatacaatgtgatgcattaatgtaaatcaatataatataatgctatagtatttaaagattttaaaaaatctatatgaattaaatatttaatatgcttctttttatgtattttggggtgaaaataatATGTgcttattaaaaatcattttaatcgttttcaatcattttaataagcttagatatttaattaatatacatgtattgtagtatgtttgtgtactactttttttttttttttttggctgggtCTCAGAAGGATAGACAGTGACGCACGTCTTTTCTTTATCTTCACTTAAACAAGCTTTTGTCAACACTACAGCCATCAGGCCAGCATACGACACATATTGTTAGCACCAATAGCGTCGCGAGATGATATATAGAAGGCAGAATGGCAGAATGCACTGCATCTCCGTTATTCGCGAGCGCAACGGTATGTGGTCCGGTGTACGTGTGACCGGAGCTCTGCTTTATGGATGCATATCATAAGTCTTCGTAATGATGCAGCTCCCCTCATCGTTTGTCCTGTCGTGTTTAGCCGAaacttggtttatttattttagactgCAGTTTGGCCCtagtatatttaatttgatgatGCTGAAGATGCTGTGAAATGTAAACCTTCCGAATGTTACATTGCATTACATTGCATGCTGCCAGTCTTGGTGTAAGCGCCCCTCAAATTCATGGTAAGGTATGGCATGGTTTTCAGAATTCTAACCTTGTGACCTTTAGGTTTTCTCTGTCACTTGCACAGCCAGGTGGGCAGtgatcagggttgccagatccCAGACAATTCTAATGCCCAAAGCCGATTTAAAACTCACCCAAAAGGAATGATAACTACCCTGGAAAAATTGACTTCAatagttttcactcagaaattgctagtaagtTTCACAAGTAGCTGCAAAGAGCAGCCAATGACAAGGGAATTAAGCACGAGGGGGAGGAGTTTTATTCTTCTTTTATTTTGGTACTTTTAATTCTTCCTTtacttttttatcttttaattttcagcaattttttctCCTTATTCCTTAAAGGGAGGTTCCACCCCAaattgaaaatgttgtcattaatcagttcgtctcctctgtttctctccacatcactgCAGTGCCATTTTGAAGATTATGAACGCATGCAGTATACTCTCTTCTGAGTCAGCGGAGCCACAAGGATAcgtttttaacatatatttacactttgatttgaaagtAAACAGTGCAACCTTCTGGTGCGGCTGACTCAGAAGAGGGTATGCTGCTTGCCTTCAGCTCataatctccaaaatggtgctacggtgaAGTGGAGAGAAGCAGAGGAGAGGAACTGTTGATTAAAGTAcattttttctttgtgtacaatgcctcctggttttcatacaaaatatcctaaattgtgttccgaagacgaacaaagcttttacgggtttggaacgacatgggggtgagtggttaatgacaaaaatataattttggggtggagtatccctttaaaatgtgAGTAACAAAAATGAATAACACTGTCACAATGTGATACACTGCCATAGACATTCATAAAATGCCTTTTTCGataaatttgtttttacatgctGTCCTTTAATAcccactcaaaaaataaaaactaagcaGATGTATTTCACTAGTGGTCTCAGACTGCACTGCACATGCTGGATTGCATACAGAAAATGCTAGACATCACCATCAGTGTCGTGGTTCTCCCGCACATTTGCACTATTTTGAAAATGCAATTTGTGTTAAAGTCTTTTTGGCCTAGGTTTTTATAAACCTCACCTGTAAAAAGTTTTTCTGTAGACAAATCTTATCTTCAGATAGATATTTTTAGAATTATACTATGTTTTACTATCTTTACTTCATGTGTTTTGGTCCTTTAAATGAATATCTGCCAACCTAAGGACCTCAAGTATAAAGAGAAAATTATGGGTTGAAAACTATTTCTGggtgaaaatagtttcaaagtaTTAAAACTACaccaatttttattttgtatttttttcagtgaGTTCCAGAATTGTACATCATATTTTTTCTCTAGTTGTAATTCTTGAATTacttaaatattctgtttattttcaggtttaaatgaaaaaaaaaaaaataaaatttccatGTGGTCTCAGACTTGGATCAGCAATAGCAGTGCCTGATACCTGCTGTTCATTTTGAACACCTCAGTTCTTAAATCTCGAGTCCATTCACAGATGCCAGACTGACCCATGGGCCGCAGGTGGAGGGGATTGTGGGAGAGCGAGGCAGCCGAGCTGATGATTGGTGCTCAAACTCAAGGGCTCTTAGAAAGAAAGGGCTGACGCAGCCAAATCCAGCCAACTGCTGCTGCTAAAAAAACCTGTCAGTGCTGTgattttcagtgtgtgtgcatttcagagaGACAAAGTGAATGTTAatatgtgtgtgaaagtgtgtgtgtgccagtcgCCTTGCCAGCTCTGAGCTGGCTGCTGTATTTCACAATGGCACCGAGGCAGGAGGTAGATGAGGAATTGACTGACTGAACCCTCATATTGCAACACAGAATCAGCAGATGCCTCTCCACACGTCACTACCATGCAATGATCTGCCTGTTTTCTGACTATTATTGCtctaaattacattacatttatttgatgtcaTCATTACAGAATAAATGCACAGAAACACAGGCTATACACTGAATGTGCTGGCCTATATCAGTGTAAATCACTTATAATAAGATTGTCACGCATGCTTAGATAAACTACCCACACAGTAAGCAGTCAGACATGGTGCAAGGAAgccatgtatgtgtgtgttgtttgcacTGCAGTGCAAAGTCTGCTTTCTCCCTCAGCGGTGACCTTGTTCCAGAATGAGGGGCGTGTTTGTGAACGTGTGCTAACATCCACCTTTATGCTGCTCTGGCACAAATAAACACTAGAAATGCATTACGAGAAAATGTTTTCAGCATTATGTTGACTTGAATCAGCTCTTCATGGCACCATAAAGAGTGTGTACTTTTGTTATTGTCTTTGCTGAATGTTGTGTCTGACGTCTTGTCTGTGTCCTTTCCTCTAGTCAGACCACTGGATGCCAACAGAGAGCCATAAATCTGGAGAAGGTATTGAGCCTTGCTTTCTTTTGTTATCTTATTATCATAGGTGCATTACTGATTTAGTtaggttatataatatataataaaacaactcaTTCTGGTCCTCAGTGCTCATGGCAGAATATCTCTTTGGGAGCTATTATGTCATTACATTGCACCAATAAATTCGCCTACAGTAAAAGTTTGggaaattttctttttgttttaaagaaatactttaattcagcacggatgcattaaatctaattaaa
This DNA window, taken from Carassius auratus strain Wakin chromosome 14, ASM336829v1, whole genome shotgun sequence, encodes the following:
- the dnajc4 gene encoding dnaJ homolog subfamily C member 4 isoform X2, which codes for MLLEAHLRLCQSCLWFCKSSQRLFSLCTAHRSSTNYYELLGVKPDATLEQIKNAFFDKSKKLHPDSDPSNPGLHSQFVQLNEAYRVLSREGSRQDYDLRQRYQYTAGPAFRSSSSPNSPSAEAAESMRYWEQFRQAQPQENTAEEREKSKKRNMRLVGYCVLTMVLSLSVHYFGFRKLEEVHNNFMDEKDRVINEIYNTSKERARVNGFKKQQEILRQKHAEFLERYKIRSNGEEK
- the dnajc4 gene encoding dnaJ homolog subfamily C member 4 isoform X1 yields the protein MSHCIAAKLIAVDWISCRAADRLHLNGIPLSIYFYGSIMLLEAHLRLCQSCLWFCKSSQRLFSLCTAHRSSTNYYELLGVKPDATLEQIKNAFFDKSKKLHPDSDPSNPGLHSQFVQLNEAYRVLSREGSRQDYDLRQRYQYTAGPAFRSSSSPNSPSAEAAESMRYWEQFRQAQPQENTAEEREKSKKRNMRLVGYCVLTMVLSLSVHYFGFRKLEEVHNNFMDEKDRVINEIYNTSKERARVNGFKKQQEILRQKHAEFLERYKIRSNGEEK